A genomic segment from Nitrospinota bacterium encodes:
- a CDS encoding hybrid sensor histidine kinase/response regulator yields MKRKLLIVDDDQPVREYLEKVLREHYETKCAESGASALAMFGEGDFDIVLTDVRMPGLGGVDILRTLKKISENTEIILMTGFADISAVTESLNEGAFAFVTKPVDVKYLLHRLNQAVSVIHGREMEKEVVENMKNELLMQTLFTQRLASLAVIAGGITHEINQPLSGIGLYVATLKSMASSGELLNPSQVVEIAEKIESQIKRMSGIIEHMREFSSDTKNKEIWKVNLLAIVKRSSELFNVQMNKSGISLEVDIPEDLAIRANPGRFEQVLINLVYNARDSILEKAGTSSENQPQKKICIKGREDGESINVDITDTGNGVPEKIKDRIFEPFVSGKNSGKGTGLGLSICKRILEDFEAEIKLLETGPEGTTFRVIFKKAK; encoded by the coding sequence ATGAAACGTAAACTTCTTATTGTGGATGACGATCAACCTGTTCGGGAGTATTTGGAAAAGGTGCTTCGCGAGCATTATGAAACAAAGTGCGCCGAAAGCGGAGCGAGCGCGTTAGCGATGTTCGGAGAAGGTGATTTTGACATTGTTCTGACCGATGTGCGCATGCCTGGCCTGGGGGGAGTGGATATTCTGAGGACTCTGAAAAAGATATCGGAAAATACGGAAATTATCCTCATGACAGGTTTTGCCGACATAAGTGCCGTTACAGAGTCGTTGAACGAAGGAGCTTTCGCATTTGTTACCAAGCCTGTTGATGTGAAATATTTGCTGCACAGGCTGAACCAGGCGGTATCGGTCATTCATGGTCGTGAGATGGAAAAAGAGGTAGTTGAAAATATGAAAAATGAACTGCTGATGCAGACGCTTTTCACGCAAAGACTCGCGTCTCTTGCGGTTATCGCCGGCGGTATCACCCATGAGATAAACCAGCCTCTTAGCGGGATTGGATTGTATGTTGCTACTCTCAAGAGCATGGCCTCCAGTGGTGAGTTGTTGAATCCCTCCCAGGTTGTGGAGATAGCGGAGAAAATCGAGTCGCAGATCAAAAGAATGTCGGGAATTATTGAACACATGAGAGAATTTTCATCAGACACGAAAAACAAGGAGATATGGAAAGTAAATCTTCTGGCAATTGTGAAAAGGTCTTCAGAATTGTTCAACGTACAGATGAATAAAAGCGGGATAAGCCTGGAGGTGGATATCCCGGAGGATTTGGCTATAAGGGCAAATCCCGGAAGGTTCGAGCAGGTGCTGATAAACCTTGTATACAACGCCAGGGACAGCATTTTGGAAAAGGCCGGAACTTCATCGGAAAACCAGCCTCAAAAGAAAATATGCATTAAGGGGAGAGAGGACGGCGAGTCCATAAACGTTGATATAACCGATACGGGGAACGGAGTGCCTGAAAAGATAAAGGACAGAATCTTCGAGCCATTTGTTAGCGGAAAGAATAGCGGGAAAGGAACCGGTCTGGGGCTTTCAATATGTAAAAGAATACTTGAGGATTTTGAGGCCGAGATCAAGTTGCTTGAGACCGGGCCTGAAGGAACAACCTTTAGAGTGATATTCAAGAAGGCGAAATAA
- a CDS encoding sigma-54 dependent transcriptional regulator: protein MPKDGKVIAEGRPVVLVVDDDNAVLDSLSSFLTQEKWHPVCSNTANEAIEKIRTTDIRLVISDINMPDMDGLTLLEAIRKTDPDVEVVMMTGFSSEETAIEALRLGAFDYFRKPINGSEILASLNRAKRMLELKSKNVLLSSLVSRLTYEGKGDFIGESPAFNKIYEQMKKIAMYPDATVLLTGESGTGKEVVAQMLHKMSKDKEKQFVAFNCGGVAENLLERELFGHEKGAFTGAEKRSPGLFEIALGGTVLLDEISEMSMTAQTRFLRVLEERTFKRVGGTSEISLGDTRIIGATNRDLGKFVAEGNFRQDLFYRLNVLLIEIPPLRERKEDILLLARHILRTLFQGRNISLTPSAEKVLLSYDYPGNVRELRNILQNAAILSAGEKIDYSDLRLLKKNDSISNGGNGSSSRLPESLKIEENEKLLIIRAIEESGNNLSSASRALGITTQSLYRRMEKYGITVD, encoded by the coding sequence ATGCCGAAGGATGGGAAAGTGATTGCGGAAGGTAGACCGGTGGTGCTGGTCGTAGATGATGACAATGCTGTTTTGGACAGTCTCTCCAGTTTTTTAACGCAGGAAAAATGGCATCCCGTTTGCTCCAATACGGCAAATGAGGCTATCGAAAAGATTCGCACGACTGATATACGGCTGGTAATTTCGGATATCAACATGCCTGATATGGACGGATTGACCCTGCTGGAGGCTATCCGCAAAACCGATCCTGACGTAGAAGTTGTAATGATGACCGGATTTAGTTCTGAAGAGACGGCGATTGAAGCCCTGAGGCTTGGAGCATTTGATTATTTCAGGAAACCGATTAATGGAAGTGAAATATTAGCCTCGCTTAACAGAGCAAAAAGAATGCTGGAACTGAAATCGAAGAATGTTTTGCTGTCGAGCCTTGTGTCGCGCCTGACATATGAAGGAAAGGGAGATTTTATTGGCGAGTCGCCGGCGTTTAATAAAATTTATGAACAGATGAAAAAGATAGCCATGTATCCCGATGCGACGGTTCTTTTGACAGGCGAGAGCGGAACGGGGAAAGAGGTAGTTGCTCAAATGCTCCACAAGATGAGCAAGGATAAAGAGAAGCAGTTCGTGGCTTTCAATTGCGGAGGCGTTGCCGAAAATCTTCTGGAACGGGAGCTCTTCGGGCATGAGAAAGGTGCGTTTACCGGCGCGGAAAAACGATCGCCTGGGCTTTTTGAAATAGCTCTCGGTGGCACGGTTCTGCTGGATGAAATATCAGAAATGAGCATGACTGCTCAGACAAGGTTTTTACGCGTTCTGGAGGAAAGAACATTCAAGAGAGTTGGCGGAACGTCGGAGATAAGTCTTGGAGATACTAGGATAATCGGCGCAACCAACAGGGATCTTGGTAAATTTGTAGCTGAAGGGAACTTCAGGCAAGATCTGTTTTATCGATTGAATGTGCTGTTAATTGAAATACCGCCGCTACGGGAGAGGAAAGAAGATATTTTGCTGCTGGCAAGGCATATCTTGAGAACATTGTTTCAGGGGAGAAATATTTCACTAACCCCTTCTGCCGAGAAGGTTCTCCTCTCATATGATTATCCGGGAAACGTAAGAGAATTAAGGAATATACTGCAAAACGCGGCGATATTATCCGCGGGAGAGAAGATCGATTACAGTGATTTGCGGTTATTGAAAAAAAATGATTCCATTTCTAATGGTGGCAACGGGAGTAGTTCACGATTGCCAGAAAGCCTGAAAATCGAAGAAAATGAAAAATTGCTGATAATCCGCGCTATCGAAGAATCAGGAAATAATCTTTCCAGCGCTTCAAGGGCTCTTGGAATTACAACTCAGTCGCTCTACAGAAGAATGGAAAAATACGGAATAACTGTTGATTGA
- a CDS encoding response regulator: MEILIVDDEEVIRDSLSRLLRQKGYICHIASLAEEAIEMIDNIPKIGIVISDIQMPGMTGIQLLKLIKKQYASVSVLMLTGHADVESAIDAVNYGAYAFFRKPIDINDMLATIEEIIHESENMGRRMVPNEVWMEEYKKLHNAYEALSKEISHLLK, encoded by the coding sequence ATGGAAATTTTAATTGTTGACGACGAAGAAGTTATCAGGGATTCCCTTAGCAGGCTTTTAAGGCAGAAGGGATACATATGCCACATCGCTTCACTGGCTGAAGAGGCGATCGAGATGATAGATAACATCCCTAAAATCGGGATTGTTATATCGGATATCCAGATGCCCGGAATGACGGGAATACAGTTATTGAAACTGATAAAGAAACAGTATGCGTCGGTAAGTGTTCTTATGCTTACGGGGCACGCAGATGTTGAAAGCGCCATAGACGCCGTCAATTATGGCGCCTACGCGTTTTTCAGAAAGCCGATTGACATAAATGACATGTTGGCCACCATCGAAGAAATCATTCATGAAAGCGAAAATATGGGAAGGCGAATGGTGCCAAATGAAGTCTGGATGGAAGAATACAAAAAACTGCACAACGCCTATGAAGCATTGTCAAAAGAGATATCGCATTTACTAAAGTGA